In a genomic window of Macrobrachium nipponense isolate FS-2020 chromosome 10, ASM1510439v2, whole genome shotgun sequence:
- the LOC135223678 gene encoding uncharacterized protein LOC135223678 isoform X1: MVDKEILAKHSELSVLRTEQTAIEKLLKMYKHSLLSLKIEEMELRNRIEQLPVKTRLRSQEDGRTDEACATSRYNKRQGAKEEKEEGQEEEEKENEESKVTVIHPITEVSLLDEFYSDQSKDEIITFLTDDFLKDQEMDEDIQLFNPSEHIITIEEQQQINSTPLDLEIHGFRQLAELSGDRSQEEDDE, encoded by the exons ATGGTTGACAAAGAAATTCTTGCGAAGCATAGCGAGCTCTCGGTTCTCAGGACGGAACAGACGGCCATAGAGAAGTTGCTGAAGATGTACAAGCACTCCCTGTTGTCACTGAAG ATAGAGGAAATGGAACTGCGCAACAGGATTGAACAACTGCCTGTGAAAACCAGATTAAGGTCACAAGAAGACGGAAGGACTGATGAGGCCTGTGCTACGTCACGATACAACAAAAGGCAGggagcaaaagaagaaaaagaggaaggacaagaagaagaagaaaaagaaaacgaagaatCCAAAGTCACAGTTATTCATCCAATAACAGAAGTGTCACTGCTAGATGAATTTTACAGTGATCAGTCAAAAGATGAAATTATCACGTTTTTAACGGATGACTTTCTTAAAGACCAG gaaatggacgAAGATATTCAACTCTTCAACCCAAGTGAGCATATAATAACCATAGAGGAACAGCAGCAGATCAACAGTACTCCGTTGGATCTGGAAATTCACGGGTTCAGGCAAC TTGCAGAACTGTCAGGAGATCGGTCTCAAGAGGAGGACGATGAATGA
- the LOC135223678 gene encoding uncharacterized protein LOC135223678 isoform X2: protein MVDKEILAKHSELSVLRTEQTAIEKLLKMYKHSLLSLKIEEMELRNRIEQLPVKTRLRSQEDGRTDEACATSRYNKRQGAKEEKEEGQEEEEKENEESKVTVIHPITEVSLLDEFYSDQSKDEIITFLTDDFLKDQEMDEDIQLFNPSEHIITIEEQQQINSTPLDLEIHGFRQQLSGDRSQEEDDE from the exons ATGGTTGACAAAGAAATTCTTGCGAAGCATAGCGAGCTCTCGGTTCTCAGGACGGAACAGACGGCCATAGAGAAGTTGCTGAAGATGTACAAGCACTCCCTGTTGTCACTGAAG ATAGAGGAAATGGAACTGCGCAACAGGATTGAACAACTGCCTGTGAAAACCAGATTAAGGTCACAAGAAGACGGAAGGACTGATGAGGCCTGTGCTACGTCACGATACAACAAAAGGCAGggagcaaaagaagaaaaagaggaaggacaagaagaagaagaaaaagaaaacgaagaatCCAAAGTCACAGTTATTCATCCAATAACAGAAGTGTCACTGCTAGATGAATTTTACAGTGATCAGTCAAAAGATGAAATTATCACGTTTTTAACGGATGACTTTCTTAAAGACCAG gaaatggacgAAGATATTCAACTCTTCAACCCAAGTGAGCATATAATAACCATAGAGGAACAGCAGCAGATCAACAGTACTCCGTTGGATCTGGAAATTCACGGGTTCAGGCAAC AACTGTCAGGAGATCGGTCTCAAGAGGAGGACGATGAATGA
- the LOC135223679 gene encoding nicolin-1-like, with protein sequence MSRETVTFTQSGPTPVHIDEAALSTRTGCYVITLTFPQPTQIGEITFRNYYTWAVGVHVLRCAAASTLPLGGVVGAGLLGGDAGGEAAWAWKDPSSWHVGVRNKVLMPHPHTETASHDFVSITCLESRVDWQDVIGMRLILRQPSPVWRTFFIEEITAYRELPRLPPFSVPIITQDGQGEKSQQTPLERLIQQTRKAMRVPDEDSLEVREKDAKTFQILHNTETCF encoded by the exons ATGTCTCGTGAGACAGTGACCTTTACCCAGTCAGGACCAACGCCCGTACACATCGACGAGGCAGCTCTCTCAACCCGCACGGGCTGTTACGTCATTACTCTGACATTTCCTCAGCCAACACAG ATCGGCGAAATCACTTTCCGAAATTACTACACATGGGCAGTAGGTGTCCATGTCCTGCGATGCGCGGCAGCATCGACACTGCCCTTAGGAGGCGTCGTTGGCGCCGGTTTACTCGGCGGGGACGCCGGAGGAGAAGCGGCATGGGCCTGGAAGGACCCCTCTTCTTGGCACGTTGGTGTGAGAAACAAGGTCCTGATGCCCCATCCACATACAGAGACAGCCAGTCACGACTTCGTCTCGATCACGTGTCTCGag AGCCGGGTTGACTGGCAGGACGTCATAGGAATGCGTCTCATCCTCCGTCAGCCCTCCCCAGTCTGGAGGACCTTCTTTATTGAGGAGATCACGGCCTATAGGGAGCTGCCACGCCTGCCTCCCTTCAGTGTACCCATCATTACCCAGGATGGACAG ggggagaag AGCCAGCAGACGCCACTGGAACGCCTCATCCAGCAGACGAGGAAGGCCATGCGAGTTCCTGACGAGGACTCCTTAGAGGTAAGGGAAAAGGACGCGAAGACATTTCAGATTCTTCATAACACTGAGACATGTTTCTGA